A genomic region of Nymphalis io chromosome 3, ilAglIoxx1.1, whole genome shotgun sequence contains the following coding sequences:
- the LOC126780884 gene encoding uncharacterized protein LOC126780884 isoform X2, whose product MSNKMVNGFLCHCAASDLLDSHALGNDKLALPIMERSTRSSLDANSVEIGEITESPDTEYMSTSAILHYCKSKILLPYLKLLTIMGLRPVVDVSNSSKYAICFSHFHSAQVAVFLCLGYILQYMACFRRDRGFCYKLIPLALTSSLEYDAYKQVCYGNVAFTYIGPSVLHFIGFLYALYLFRISDNEQLQNLMERVFLLSSYAPQGTPTAKPKRLLRMLWFFIILSILWMCISLCSVNLMMARGTIMFRWMESSSSEVILGLKIVLIICTFIHDMVQATVITSYCLQAQLLQAHLMFLKERLLNRTITPLNWMREIAEFRKLLKYLNNDLAPAVCLFTIVNVSWATSGIMWLLNLDKVDTGTEPIAGISVLNQLLWISAVIVPFIQAARLSQECARTRGVGHELCARPFLHRDTSAEDIGAVLAFAASLRLRAKLFHCPVSGRHMCVLLALAVVALFTLGMCHYLQ is encoded by the exons atGAGTAATAAAATGGTTAATGGATTTTTATGCCACTGTGCAGCTAGCGATCTCCTGGATAGCCATGCTTTGGGCAATGACAAGCTTGCCCTGCCCATTATGGAAAGATCAACTAGATCAAGCCTTGACGCCAATAGTGTCGAA ATTGGTGAAATAACAGAATCTCCAGACACTGAATATATGAGTACATCTGCtattttacattattgtaaATCTAAG atatTACTTCCTTATTTAAAACTTCTTACAATTATGGGATTGAGGCCTGTAGTAGATGTTTCAAACTCATCAAAATATGCTATTTGTTTTTCACATTTTCACTCTGCACAGGTTGCAGTATTTCTTTGTCTAGGATATATTCTACAATATATGGCATGTTTTAg GCGAGACAGGGGTTTTTGCTACAAATTAATTCCTTTAGCGCTCACTTCTTCCTTAGAATACGATGCCTATAAACAAGTTTGTTACGGCAATGTAGCATTTACATATATTGGGCCCAGCGTGTTACATTTTATAGGATTTCTCTATGCATTATATCTCTTCAGAATATCAGATAACGAACAATTACAAAATCTGATGGAAAGA GTATTTTTGTTATCGTCTTACGCGCCTCAAGGAACGCCAACTGCTAAACCGAAACGATTACTACGAATGTTATGGTTCTTCATAATCCTCAGTATTCTGTGGATGTGTATTTCGTTATGCTCTGTCAATTTAATGATGGCAAGAGGAACTATCATGTTCAGGTGGATGGAATCAAG ttccaGTGAGGTGATACTTGGATTGAAGATAGTACTTATAATTTGCACTTTTATCCACGATATGGTGCAGGCCACTGTGATTACAAGCTATTGTCTTCAAGCTCAACTATTGCAAGCTCATCTCATGTTTTTGAAAGAACGTCTTCTAAACAGGACGATAACTCCTTTAAACTGGATGAGG GAAATTGCCGAATTTCGTAAATTactgaaatatttgaataatgacTTAGCACCTgcagtttgtttatttacaattgtaaACGTTTCGTGGGCTACCTCCGGTATAATGTGGTTGCTGAATCTAGACAAAGTAGACACCGGAACTGAGCCCATAGCAGGCATTAGTGTTCTTAATCAATTACTTTGGATATCAGCTGTCATAGTACCTTTTATACAG GCGGCGCGGCTGTCGCAGGAGTGCGCGCGCACGCGCGGCGTGGGGCACGAGCTGTGCGCGCGGCCCTTCCTGCACCGCGACACGTCGGCGGAGGACATCGGCGCCGTGCTGGCCTTCGCGGCGAGCCTGCGCCTGCGCGCCAAGCTGTTCCACTGCCCCGTGTCCGGCCGCCACATGTGCGTGCTGCTGGCGCTCGCCGTCGTCGCGCTCTTCACGTTGGGAATGTGCCATTATCTACAATGA
- the LOC126780884 gene encoding uncharacterized protein LOC126780884 isoform X3 codes for MQNDNASYSSTSDLLDSHALGNDKLALPIMERSTRSSLDANSVEIGEITESPDTEYMSTSAILHYCKSKILLPYLKLLTIMGLRPVVDVSNSSKYAICFSHFHSAQVAVFLCLGYILQYMACFRRDRGFCYKLIPLALTSSLEYDAYKQVCYGNVAFTYIGPSVLHFIGFLYALYLFRISDNEQLQNLMERVFLLSSYAPQGTPTAKPKRLLRMLWFFIILSILWMCISLCSVNLMMARGTIMFRWMESSSSEVILGLKIVLIICTFIHDMVQATVITSYCLQAQLLQAHLMFLKERLLNRTITPLNWMREIAEFRKLLKYLNNDLAPAVCLFTIVNVSWATSGIMWLLNLDKVDTGTEPIAGISVLNQLLWISAVIVPFIQAARLSQECARTRGVGHELCARPFLHRDTSAEDIGAVLAFAASLRLRAKLFHCPVSGRHMCVLLALAVVALFTLGMCHYLQ; via the exons atgcaAAACGACAATGCGTCatatagtagta CTAGCGATCTCCTGGATAGCCATGCTTTGGGCAATGACAAGCTTGCCCTGCCCATTATGGAAAGATCAACTAGATCAAGCCTTGACGCCAATAGTGTCGAA ATTGGTGAAATAACAGAATCTCCAGACACTGAATATATGAGTACATCTGCtattttacattattgtaaATCTAAG atatTACTTCCTTATTTAAAACTTCTTACAATTATGGGATTGAGGCCTGTAGTAGATGTTTCAAACTCATCAAAATATGCTATTTGTTTTTCACATTTTCACTCTGCACAGGTTGCAGTATTTCTTTGTCTAGGATATATTCTACAATATATGGCATGTTTTAg GCGAGACAGGGGTTTTTGCTACAAATTAATTCCTTTAGCGCTCACTTCTTCCTTAGAATACGATGCCTATAAACAAGTTTGTTACGGCAATGTAGCATTTACATATATTGGGCCCAGCGTGTTACATTTTATAGGATTTCTCTATGCATTATATCTCTTCAGAATATCAGATAACGAACAATTACAAAATCTGATGGAAAGA GTATTTTTGTTATCGTCTTACGCGCCTCAAGGAACGCCAACTGCTAAACCGAAACGATTACTACGAATGTTATGGTTCTTCATAATCCTCAGTATTCTGTGGATGTGTATTTCGTTATGCTCTGTCAATTTAATGATGGCAAGAGGAACTATCATGTTCAGGTGGATGGAATCAAG ttccaGTGAGGTGATACTTGGATTGAAGATAGTACTTATAATTTGCACTTTTATCCACGATATGGTGCAGGCCACTGTGATTACAAGCTATTGTCTTCAAGCTCAACTATTGCAAGCTCATCTCATGTTTTTGAAAGAACGTCTTCTAAACAGGACGATAACTCCTTTAAACTGGATGAGG GAAATTGCCGAATTTCGTAAATTactgaaatatttgaataatgacTTAGCACCTgcagtttgtttatttacaattgtaaACGTTTCGTGGGCTACCTCCGGTATAATGTGGTTGCTGAATCTAGACAAAGTAGACACCGGAACTGAGCCCATAGCAGGCATTAGTGTTCTTAATCAATTACTTTGGATATCAGCTGTCATAGTACCTTTTATACAG GCGGCGCGGCTGTCGCAGGAGTGCGCGCGCACGCGCGGCGTGGGGCACGAGCTGTGCGCGCGGCCCTTCCTGCACCGCGACACGTCGGCGGAGGACATCGGCGCCGTGCTGGCCTTCGCGGCGAGCCTGCGCCTGCGCGCCAAGCTGTTCCACTGCCCCGTGTCCGGCCGCCACATGTGCGTGCTGCTGGCGCTCGCCGTCGTCGCGCTCTTCACGTTGGGAATGTGCCATTATCTACAATGA
- the LOC126780884 gene encoding uncharacterized protein LOC126780884 isoform X1: MQNDNASYSSNMSNKMVNGFLCHCAASDLLDSHALGNDKLALPIMERSTRSSLDANSVEIGEITESPDTEYMSTSAILHYCKSKILLPYLKLLTIMGLRPVVDVSNSSKYAICFSHFHSAQVAVFLCLGYILQYMACFRRDRGFCYKLIPLALTSSLEYDAYKQVCYGNVAFTYIGPSVLHFIGFLYALYLFRISDNEQLQNLMERVFLLSSYAPQGTPTAKPKRLLRMLWFFIILSILWMCISLCSVNLMMARGTIMFRWMESSSSEVILGLKIVLIICTFIHDMVQATVITSYCLQAQLLQAHLMFLKERLLNRTITPLNWMREIAEFRKLLKYLNNDLAPAVCLFTIVNVSWATSGIMWLLNLDKVDTGTEPIAGISVLNQLLWISAVIVPFIQAARLSQECARTRGVGHELCARPFLHRDTSAEDIGAVLAFAASLRLRAKLFHCPVSGRHMCVLLALAVVALFTLGMCHYLQ, encoded by the exons atgcaAAACGACAATGCGTCatatagtagta atatGAGTAATAAAATGGTTAATGGATTTTTATGCCACTGTGCAGCTAGCGATCTCCTGGATAGCCATGCTTTGGGCAATGACAAGCTTGCCCTGCCCATTATGGAAAGATCAACTAGATCAAGCCTTGACGCCAATAGTGTCGAA ATTGGTGAAATAACAGAATCTCCAGACACTGAATATATGAGTACATCTGCtattttacattattgtaaATCTAAG atatTACTTCCTTATTTAAAACTTCTTACAATTATGGGATTGAGGCCTGTAGTAGATGTTTCAAACTCATCAAAATATGCTATTTGTTTTTCACATTTTCACTCTGCACAGGTTGCAGTATTTCTTTGTCTAGGATATATTCTACAATATATGGCATGTTTTAg GCGAGACAGGGGTTTTTGCTACAAATTAATTCCTTTAGCGCTCACTTCTTCCTTAGAATACGATGCCTATAAACAAGTTTGTTACGGCAATGTAGCATTTACATATATTGGGCCCAGCGTGTTACATTTTATAGGATTTCTCTATGCATTATATCTCTTCAGAATATCAGATAACGAACAATTACAAAATCTGATGGAAAGA GTATTTTTGTTATCGTCTTACGCGCCTCAAGGAACGCCAACTGCTAAACCGAAACGATTACTACGAATGTTATGGTTCTTCATAATCCTCAGTATTCTGTGGATGTGTATTTCGTTATGCTCTGTCAATTTAATGATGGCAAGAGGAACTATCATGTTCAGGTGGATGGAATCAAG ttccaGTGAGGTGATACTTGGATTGAAGATAGTACTTATAATTTGCACTTTTATCCACGATATGGTGCAGGCCACTGTGATTACAAGCTATTGTCTTCAAGCTCAACTATTGCAAGCTCATCTCATGTTTTTGAAAGAACGTCTTCTAAACAGGACGATAACTCCTTTAAACTGGATGAGG GAAATTGCCGAATTTCGTAAATTactgaaatatttgaataatgacTTAGCACCTgcagtttgtttatttacaattgtaaACGTTTCGTGGGCTACCTCCGGTATAATGTGGTTGCTGAATCTAGACAAAGTAGACACCGGAACTGAGCCCATAGCAGGCATTAGTGTTCTTAATCAATTACTTTGGATATCAGCTGTCATAGTACCTTTTATACAG GCGGCGCGGCTGTCGCAGGAGTGCGCGCGCACGCGCGGCGTGGGGCACGAGCTGTGCGCGCGGCCCTTCCTGCACCGCGACACGTCGGCGGAGGACATCGGCGCCGTGCTGGCCTTCGCGGCGAGCCTGCGCCTGCGCGCCAAGCTGTTCCACTGCCCCGTGTCCGGCCGCCACATGTGCGTGCTGCTGGCGCTCGCCGTCGTCGCGCTCTTCACGTTGGGAATGTGCCATTATCTACAATGA